A genomic region of Oryza glaberrima chromosome 1, OglaRS2, whole genome shotgun sequence contains the following coding sequences:
- the LOC127780117 gene encoding probable carboxylesterase 16, translating to MPGVGVKIYSVFFKLLLRHKLQSLAAAAAAAAAGGEDDAAAFGVSCRADEATAPSNPAFSAADGVASKDLHIDPNSSLSVRIFLPTPPPRPHSRRASEPPPATANGGSAPYRGYLPHAVSSPRAAASARRRLPIVVQFHGGGFVSGSSSSAANDAFCRRVAKMCDAIVVAVGYRLAPESRYPAAFDDGVRVLRWIAKQANLAMMSKVGGGVDTFGASTVEPWIAAHGDPARCVLLGVSCGANIANFVTRKAVEDGKLFDPIKVVAQVLMYPFFIGSVPTHSEIRLANSYFYDKSTCILAWRLFLSEKEFSLDHPAANPLAPDRGGPPLKCMPPTLTVIAEHDWMRDRAIAYSEELRKVNVDAPVLDYKDTVHEFATLDVFLKTPQAQACAEDIAIWMKKYISLRGHEFSY from the exons ATGCCGGGCGTCGGCGTGAAGATCTACAGCGTCTTCTTcaagctcctcctccgccacaaGCTCCagtcgctcgccgcggcggctgcggcggcggcggcgggaggggaagacgacgcggcggcgttcgGGGTCTCCTGCCGCGCGGACGAGGCCACGGCGCCGTCGAACCCGGCCTTCTCCGCGGCGGACGGCGTCGCCTCCAAGGACCTCCACATCGACCCCAACTCCTCCCTCTCCGTCCGCATCTTCCtccccaccccgccgccgcgcccgcacagccgccgcgccagcgagcccccgcccgccaccgccaacgGCGGGAGCGCGCCCTACAGGGGCTACCTCCCGCACGCCgtctcctccccgcgcgccgcggcgtccgcGCGGCGGAGGCTGCCCATCGTCGTCCAGTTCCACGGCGGCGGGTTCGTGTCCGGGAGCAGCAGCTCCGCCGCCAACGACGCCTTCTGCAGGAGGGTGGCCAAGATGTGcgacgccatcgtcgtcgccgtgggatACAGGCTTGCGCCCGAGAGCCGCTATCCCGCCGCGTTCGATGACGGGGTCAGGGTGCTCAGGTGGATCGCCAAGCAAGCGAATCTCGCCATGATGAGCAAGGTCGGTGGCGGGGTGGACACGTTCGGTGCTTCTACCGTCGAGCCGTGGATTGCTGCCCATGGTGATCCGGCAAG ATGTGTACTACTTGGTGTAAGCTGTGGTGCCAATATTGCTAATTTTGTCACTCGGAAGGCAGTAGAAGATGGAAAGCTATTTGACCCTATCAAGGTTGTTGCACAGGTTCTGATGTACCCATTCTTCATAGGAAGCGTTCCAACACACTCGGAAATAAGGCTTGCGAACTCATACTTCTATGACAAGTCCACATGTATACTTGCTTGGAGATTATTTTTGTCAGAGAAGGAATTCAGCCTGGATCATCCTGCTGCGAATCCCCTGGCTCCTGATAGAGGAGGGCCACCACTGAAATGTATGCCTCCGACCTTGACAGTCATCGCGGAACATGACTGGATGAGGGATCGAGCAATTGCATACTCGGAGGAGCTCCGCAAGGTGAATGTCGATGCACCTGTTCTTGATTACAAGGATACAGTTCATGAGTTTGCAACCCTCGATGTTTTCCTCAAGACACCGCAGGCCCAGGCCTGTGCCGAGGACATCGCCATATGGATGAAGAAATACATATCCCTCCGAGGACACGAGTTCTCGTATTAG
- the LOC127761473 gene encoding protein NRT1/ PTR FAMILY 8.1-like has protein sequence MEGVESCNGRHADADDRRTSKKDRRTTWASAFILVNNFMQYTAYFGVSTNLVNYLKYRLHEGSKSAANDVTNWQGTGSITPLVAAYLADAFLGRYWTILLFMAISVLGYGVLAASAAAPALLHGGAAAFYAGLYLVALGSGLLVVMAPFGAGQFDEADEGERRRQSSFFNWFYLSLNFGSLVGGTVLVWLQTSVGWGIGYGVPAIFSALSVAVFLAGTAAYRRCQPPGGSPLTRIAQVVVAAARKHDVEVPADASLLHECCDAVDGMSAIQGSRRLVHTGQFRFLDKAAVETAGDKAEPSPWRLCTVTQVEELKCVLRLLPVWASGIIFAAAYTQMTTTFVLQGDTLDPRIGGFKVPAAVLSVFDTLSVMLWVPLYDRAIVPLARRVTGHDRGFTQLARMGVGLVILTVAMLVAGTLEVARRRVIAQHGLYGDDGDGGYLPLSIFWQVPQYVVVGASEVFTFIGQMEFFYDQAPDAMRSLCSGLSSTSFALGNYASSAIVVVVARATARGGRLGWIPDNINRGHLDDFFWLLAVLCVANFAAYLLIARWYTYKKTVD, from the exons ATGGAAGGTGTAGAATCCTGCAATGGCcggcacgccgacgccgacgatcgCCGGACGTCCAAGAAGGATCGCCGGACCACGTGGGCCAGCGCTTTCATCCTCG TGAACAACTTCATGCAGTACACGGCCTACTTCGGGGTGTCGACGAACCTGGTGAACTACCTCAAGTACAGGCTGCACGAGGGCAGCAAGTCGGCGGCGAACGACGTCACCAACTGGCAGGGCACCGGCTCCATtacgccgctcgtcgccgcctaCCTCGCCGACGCGTTCCTCGGCAGGTACTGGACCATCCTGCTCTTCATGGCCATCTCTGTCCTGGGCTACGGCGTGCtcgcggcgagcgccgcggcgccggcgctgctgcacggcggcgcggcggcgttctACGCGGGGCTGTACCTGGTGGCGCTCGGCAGCGGGCTCCTGGTGGTCATGGCGCCGTTCGGCGCCGGCCAGTTCGACGAGGCCGACGAGGGGGAGCGCCGCCGGCAGAGCTCCTTCTTCAACTGGTTCTACCTCTCGCTCAACTTCGGCTCGCTCGTCGGCGGCACCGTGCTGGTGTGGTTGCAGACCAGCGTCGGGTGGGGGATCGGGTACGGCGTCCCGGCGATCTTCAGTGCGCTGTCCGTCGCCGTGTTCCTCGCCGGCACCGCCGCGTACCGGCGTTGCCAGCCGCCGGGGGGCAGCCCGCTCACCAGGATCGCGCaggtggtggtcgccgccgccaggaaGCACGACGTCGAGGTGCCGGCCGACGCGTCGTTGCTGCACGAGTGCTGCGACGCCGTCGATGGCATGTCCGCGATACAGGGGAGCCGCCGGCTCGTGCACACCGGCCAGTTTAG GTTCTTGGACAAGGCGGCCGTGGAGACCGCCGGCGACAAGGCAGAGCCGAGCCCGTGGCGGCTGTGCACGGTGACGCAGGTGGAGGAGCTCAAGTGCGTGCTCCGGCTGCTGCCGGTGTGGGCGAGCGGCATCATCTTCGCGGCGGCGTACACGCAGATGACCACCACCTTCGTCCTCCAGGGCGACACGCTGGACCCGCGCATCGGCGGCTTCAAGgtccccgccgccgtgctctcCGTCTTCGACACCCTCAGCGTCATGCTCTGGGTGCCGCTCTACGACCGCGCCATCGTGCCCCTGGCGCGCCGCGTGACCGGCCACGATCGCGGGTTCACGCAGCTGGCGCGGATGGGCGTCGGCCTCGTCATCCTCACCGTCGCCATGCTCGTCGCCGGCACGCTggaggtggcgcggcggcgcgtgaTCGCGCAGCACGGCCtgtacggcgacgacggcgacggggggTACCTGCCGCTGTCGATATTCTGGCAGGTGCCGCAGTACGTGGTGGTGGGGGCGTCGGAGGTGTTCACGTTCATCGGGCAGATGGAGTTCTTCTACGACCAGGCGCCCGACGCCATGCGCAGCCTCTGCTCCGGCCTGTCCAGCACGTCGTTCGCGCTCGGCAACTACGCGAGCTCggcgatcgtcgtcgtcgtggcgcgcgccacggcgcgcggcgggcggctcGGGTGGATCCCGGACAACATCAACCGCGGCCACCTGGATGACTTCTTCTGGCTGCTCGCCGTGCTCTGCGTCGCCAACTTCGCCGCCTACCTCCTCATCGCACGGTGGTACACGTACAAGAAGACCGTAGATTAg
- the LOC127759821 gene encoding protein NRT1/ PTR FAMILY 8.1-like, whose translation MEGAESNDRHGGAAADGRKSNRRNRWACTFILANNFFQNMAYFGVSTNLVNYLKYRLHEGSKSAANNVTNWEGTGSIAPLVAGYLADAFLGRYWTIVLSMVISAVGYGVLAASASVIRLESAALYAGMYLVALGGVLEPIMAPFGADQFDDGEDDQRGRRQSSFFNWFYLSLNCGSLVGGTVLVWVQTSVGWGVGYGVPAIFSALSVAVFLAGTATYRRDQPPGGSPLTRIAQVVVAAVRKFDVEIPSDSSMLYESDAVDGMPAIHGRRRLLHTGQFRFLDRATVKTAGEKAAQSPWRLCTVTQVEELKCVLRLLPVWATGIIYAAAYTQVTTTFILQGDTLDRSLGRFKVPAAALSIFHTLSVILWVALYDRAIVPLARRVTRHDGGFTQLARMGVGLVILTVAMAAAGALEAARRRLIARPSVFWQVPQYAVVGASEVFTLIGQMEFFYDQAPDAMRSLCSALSSTSFALGDYASSALVVVAARRGGAPGWIPDDINRGHLDYFFWLLTALCVANFAAYLLIARWYTYKKTVD comes from the exons ATGGAGGGCGCGGAATCGAATgaccggcacggcggcgccgccgccgacggccggaAGTCAAATCGCCGGAATCGGTGGGCCTGCACCTTCATCCTCG CGAACAATTTCTTCCAAAACATGGCCTACTTCGGCGTGTCGACGAACCTGGTGAACTACCTCAAGTACAGGCTGCACGAGGGCAGCAAGTCGGCGGCGAACAACGTCACCAACTGGGAGGGCACCGGCTCCAttgcgccgctcgtcgccggctacCTCGCCGACGCCTTCCTCGGCCGATACTGGACCATCGTGCTCTCCATGGTCATCTCCGCCGTG GGCTATGGCGTGctggcggcgagcgcgtcggtGATCAGGCTGGAGAGCGCGGCGCTGTACGCCGGGATGTACCTGGTGGCGCTCGGCGGCGTGCTGGAGCCGATCATGGCGCCGTTCGGCGCCGACCAgttcgacgacggcgaggacgatcagcgcggccggcggcaaaGCTCCTTCTTCAACTGGTTCTACCTCTCGCTCAACTGCGGCTCGCTCGTCGGCGGCACCGTGCTGGTGTGGGTGCAGACCAGCGTCGGGTGGGGGGTCGGGTACGGCGTCCCGGCGATCTTCAGCGCGCTGTCCGTCGCCGTGTTCCTCGCCGGCACCGCCACGTACCGGCGGGACCAGCCGCCGGGGGGCAGCCCGCTGACGAGGATCGCGCAGGTGGTGGTCGCCGCGGTCAGGAAGTTCGACGTGGAGATACCGTCGGACTCGTCCATGCTGTACGAGAGCGACGCCGTCGATGGCATGCCGGCGATacatggccgccgccgactcctccaCACCGGTCAGTTTAG GTTCTTGGACAGAGCTACGGTGAAGACTGCCGGCGAGAAGGCGGCGCAGAGCCCGTGGCGACTGTGCACGGTGACACAGGTGGAAGAGCTCAAGTGCGTGCTCCGGCTGCTGCCGGTGTGGGCGACCGGCATCATCTACGCGGCGGCGTACACCCAGGTGACCACCACCTTCATCCTCCAGGGCGACACGCTGGACCGCAGCCTCGGCCGCTTCAaggtccccgccgccgcgctctccatCTTCCACACCCTCAGCGTCATTCTCTGGGTGGCGCTCTACGACCGCGCCATCGTGCCGCTGGCGCGCCGCGTGACGCGCCACGACGGCGGGTTCACGCAGCTGGCGCGGATGGGCGTCGGCCTCGTCATCCtcaccgtcgccatggccgccgccggcgcgctcgaggcggcgcgccgccggctgaTCGCGCGGCCGTCGGTGTTCTGGCAGGTGCCGCAGTACGCGGTGGTGGGCGCGTCGGAGGTGTTCACGCTGATCGGGCAGATGGAGTTCTTCTACGACCAGGCCCCCGACGCCATGCGCAGCCTCTGCTCGGCGCTCTCCAGCACGTCGTTCGCGCTCGGCGACTACGCCAGCTCGGCGCTCGTCGTCGTGGCGGCGCGCAGGGGCGGCGCGCCCGGGTGGATCCCCGACGACATCAACCGCGGCCACCTCGACTACTTCTTCTGGCTGCTCACCGCGCTCTGCGTCGCCAACTTCGCCGCCTACCTCCTCATCGCACGCTGGTACACGTACAAGAAGACCGTAGACTAG